A stretch of Leptospira perdikensis DNA encodes these proteins:
- a CDS encoding DMT family transporter — protein sequence MTVLIMGNVTLFAKLLPFPAVTIISGRALFSVILLGLFFWLRGKSVSYRSFKDFLFVFGIGILFALHWVTYFHSIQVSTVAVGMLSLFTYPVFSALLEPLFGGKRPEPFAFFLALFSFFGLFLIVPDLSWNNQMFQGVVWGVVSAVLYAIRNQLTKEMHVHYPSAQILFTQLLATSVVLLPFADGLFVMLAEPKYLLFQVVLAGIFTSLAHTIWIRSLSNLSVTTAGTLSTLSPIYGSLAAWYFLGEVPPERLWLGGGVILFCAILEVFRKKAEGGKAEEVGST from the coding sequence TTGACGGTCCTCATCATGGGGAACGTCACTTTGTTTGCCAAACTCCTTCCCTTTCCTGCCGTTACGATCATTTCTGGTCGGGCCTTATTTTCTGTCATTTTACTCGGACTTTTTTTCTGGCTTCGTGGGAAGTCTGTATCCTACCGAAGTTTTAAAGACTTTTTGTTTGTATTTGGAATTGGGATTCTTTTTGCCCTGCACTGGGTGACATACTTTCACTCCATCCAAGTTTCCACGGTTGCTGTAGGGATGTTGTCTCTTTTCACTTATCCTGTGTTTTCTGCTCTCTTGGAACCATTGTTTGGTGGAAAGCGCCCTGAACCGTTTGCTTTCTTTTTGGCTCTTTTTTCCTTTTTTGGACTGTTTCTCATTGTGCCGGATCTTTCCTGGAACAACCAAATGTTCCAAGGAGTGGTTTGGGGTGTGGTTTCGGCCGTGTTGTATGCGATTCGTAATCAACTTACCAAAGAAATGCATGTTCACTATCCCAGTGCCCAAATTCTTTTCACCCAACTGCTTGCAACATCTGTAGTTCTTCTTCCCTTTGCGGATGGCCTTTTTGTAATGTTAGCGGAACCAAAATATCTTTTGTTTCAAGTTGTACTTGCTGGGATTTTTACCTCACTTGCCCATACGATTTGGATTCGTAGTTTATCTAACTTATCTGTGACCACGGCGGGAACTTTGTCTACTCTTAGCCCCATTTACGGAAGTTTGGCGGCCTGGTATTTTCTCGGCGAAGTACCTCCCGAAAGGTTGTGGTTAGGTGGTGGTGTGATTTTGTTTTGTGCAATATTGGAAGTATTTCGAAAAAAAGCAGAGGGTGGTAAAGCGGAAGAGGTAGGTTCGACGTAG
- a CDS encoding DUF302 domain-containing protein — protein sequence MLGLTVHRKKNFEDTITDTTEALKKEGFGVLTTIDVKHTLKEKIGVDFKRYTILGACNPSFAHKALQTADEIGLLLPCNVVVTEEKNGETKVSIFDPMTMTKLVQNPELEKIAKEVQEKLIQVIHHLHE from the coding sequence ATGTTAGGACTCACTGTTCACAGAAAAAAAAATTTTGAAGATACCATCACCGACACAACCGAAGCCCTAAAAAAAGAAGGTTTTGGTGTTTTAACTACAATCGACGTCAAACACACACTCAAAGAAAAGATAGGAGTCGATTTCAAAAGATACACCATTCTTGGAGCATGTAACCCAAGTTTTGCGCACAAAGCCCTACAAACCGCCGACGAAATCGGACTATTACTCCCCTGCAATGTGGTTGTCACCGAAGAAAAAAATGGGGAAACCAAAGTATCCATCTTCGACCCAATGACCATGACAAAACTCGTCCAAAACCCAGAACTAGAAAAGATTGCTAAAGAAGTACAAGAAAAATTAATTCAAGTCATCCACCATTTACACGAATGA
- a CDS encoding VOC family protein, translated as MAPKLNQLIPMIYTTDLQGTVDFYVKSLGFVCLTNKKDLGWAKVQLDNAGLMISKPNDHIPFEKPTFTGSFYFHTDNVDNIWNRVKDKLKVCYPIENFEYGMREFAVYDNNGYLLQFGQTIILAAN; from the coding sequence ATGGCTCCAAAACTGAATCAATTAATACCAATGATATACACTACTGACTTGCAAGGTACAGTGGACTTTTATGTGAAATCACTAGGATTTGTTTGTTTAACAAACAAAAAGGATTTGGGTTGGGCGAAAGTGCAACTGGATAACGCAGGCCTAATGATCAGTAAACCAAATGACCACATACCCTTTGAAAAACCAACTTTCACGGGTTCCTTCTACTTCCATACAGATAATGTAGACAACATCTGGAACCGAGTTAAAGACAAATTGAAAGTATGTTATCCCATTGAAAACTTTGAATATGGAATGAGAGAATTTGCAGTTTACGACAACAACGGTTATTTACTACAATTTGGACAAACCATAATTCTAGCTGCAAACTAG
- a CDS encoding ferritin-like domain-containing protein: protein MKSLKKTSFIEAVAAAIEHEVQCFNFYLKLSESLPEGQIRELFSQLALDGDEHIKFIKEIYKGAEGKELPNLKQLSEIEKFHSSTIQKVMDRLDRNKHAEVKADERKALELAIREGEDARNFYATIRNKFKDPKINLLFQKLANFNESNNSLLEAQAMAMEQSTPADQVFYWEDEELMEQVNPSNKVSAKPKAAKPAPKAKVSLTKPSAKKAAKPTNKPSAKKTVKKAAKKAVKKAVSKPKTKPAKKKGKKK, encoded by the coding sequence ATGAAATCACTAAAAAAAACATCCTTTATCGAGGCAGTTGCAGCCGCAATTGAACACGAAGTTCAATGTTTCAATTTTTATCTAAAACTTTCCGAAAGTTTACCGGAAGGTCAAATTCGAGAACTGTTCAGCCAACTTGCGTTAGATGGTGATGAACATATTAAATTCATTAAAGAAATTTATAAAGGTGCAGAAGGAAAAGAACTTCCTAACTTAAAACAACTTTCTGAAATTGAAAAGTTCCATTCGTCAACCATCCAAAAGGTTATGGACAGATTGGACCGAAATAAACACGCAGAAGTGAAAGCAGACGAAAGAAAAGCATTGGAACTTGCCATTAGAGAAGGGGAAGATGCTCGTAATTTTTATGCTACCATTCGAAACAAATTCAAAGATCCTAAAATCAATTTATTATTCCAAAAATTAGCCAACTTCAACGAGTCCAATAATTCTCTCCTAGAAGCTCAAGCTATGGCAATGGAACAGTCTACCCCTGCAGACCAAGTTTTCTATTGGGAAGATGAAGAATTAATGGAACAAGTGAATCCTTCGAACAAGGTGTCTGCAAAACCAAAAGCGGCGAAACCTGCGCCAAAAGCAAAGGTTTCTTTAACAAAACCATCTGCTAAAAAAGCTGCCAAACCAACAAACAAACCTTCTGCGAAGAAAACTGTGAAAAAGGCAGCCAAAAAAGCCGTAAAAAAAGCGGTATCAAAACCAAAAACAAAACCCGCTAAGAAAAAAGGTAAGAAGAAATAG
- a CDS encoding DUF2505 family protein, producing the protein MKYQVTHTFSVPLDKLLHAREERYKHLDQFPDLKNVTLLEETKDGNIIRQKRKVSLEGSMPAVLSAALNDLSLLEESTFDITTNTHEFKISPPGKDNVFVIKGKSKYEADGAESKRSYDVDVISSLLFVSPIVEKAIEEIHKHSLEKDRKSIAKFLGVES; encoded by the coding sequence GTGAAATACCAAGTAACTCATACATTTTCCGTTCCCCTCGACAAACTCCTACATGCGAGAGAGGAAAGATATAAACATCTAGATCAGTTTCCTGATCTTAAAAATGTAACTCTTTTGGAAGAAACCAAAGATGGGAATATCATTCGCCAAAAACGCAAAGTGAGTTTGGAAGGATCTATGCCTGCCGTACTTTCGGCAGCATTGAACGATCTTTCTCTTTTGGAAGAATCCACTTTTGACATTACTACGAACACTCACGAATTCAAAATCTCCCCACCAGGAAAAGACAATGTATTTGTGATCAAAGGTAAAAGTAAATACGAAGCGGATGGAGCCGAATCCAAACGTTCCTACGATGTGGATGTGATTTCTAGTCTCTTATTTGTTTCTCCGATTGTAGAAAAGGCAATTGAAGAAATTCACAAACATAGTTTGGAAAAAGACAGAAAATCCATCGCCAAATTTTTGGGGGTCGAATCCTAA
- the speE gene encoding polyamine aminopropyltransferase, producing the protein MEIWYTEKLELEKGRAVSYRVTKTIESLQSPFQKIDIFETQSFGRMFTLDGVTMVTNKDEHSYHEMIAHIPMMSHPNPESVLVIGGGDGGTVREVLKHPSVKEVVLCEIDKAVVDISYKYFPECADAMKDPKVIHYYDDGAKFARENQGRFDVILVDSSDPVGPAEVLFKEPFFRDMASALKPTGIIATQAESFWYHGDVISSLFNFIPKIFPEYGYYYTTIPTYPSGIIGFTFLSNAIDPYSVTPDPKRVPKGLKYYSPEIHKAAFVLPEFAKAYIKRKG; encoded by the coding sequence ATGGAGATTTGGTATACCGAAAAATTGGAATTAGAAAAAGGGCGCGCTGTCAGTTACCGGGTAACAAAAACAATCGAAAGCCTACAATCTCCGTTCCAAAAAATCGATATTTTTGAAACACAATCCTTTGGCCGCATGTTTACACTTGATGGTGTAACAATGGTTACTAACAAAGACGAACATTCATATCATGAAATGATAGCCCACATCCCCATGATGAGTCACCCAAATCCAGAATCGGTACTTGTGATTGGTGGGGGAGACGGTGGAACGGTTCGCGAAGTATTAAAACACCCTTCTGTCAAAGAAGTTGTGTTATGCGAGATTGACAAAGCCGTTGTAGATATTAGTTATAAATATTTTCCTGAATGTGCTGATGCGATGAAAGATCCAAAGGTCATTCATTATTATGATGATGGTGCCAAATTTGCTCGTGAAAACCAAGGCCGTTTTGATGTGATTCTAGTCGATTCTAGTGATCCAGTAGGCCCAGCAGAAGTCCTATTTAAAGAACCATTTTTTCGGGATATGGCAAGTGCATTGAAACCAACAGGAATCATTGCGACTCAAGCGGAATCTTTTTGGTATCATGGAGATGTGATTTCTTCTCTATTCAATTTCATTCCCAAAATTTTTCCTGAGTATGGATACTATTACACAACGATTCCTACCTATCCTTCTGGAATCATTGGGTTTACTTTTTTATCCAATGCGATAGATCCTTATTCTGTGACACCAGATCCTAAACGAGTTCCTAAAGGACTCAAATACTATAGTCCTGAAATTCACAAAGCTGCTTTTGTACTTCCTGAATTTGCAAAAGCTTATATCAAACGAAAAGGATAG